The DNA sequence ACTCTTAAAATTAAAAACAGCATTAAAAATTAGTGATGAATTTATTTTAATGAATAAACTTAGGTTTTATTCCCTTAAAAATTTGCTGAAAAGTAATTATTCCAATTATTTGATAAATAATGGAAAATTATTGATTAACGAAAAAGATTGGAGAATTTTATCAAAACTTTCAGATGATTACACAAAACCCAGTTATTCTAAAATTGTTAAAATTTGCAGAAGAATTGTAGAAACAAATTTAAATTTAATGGATGAACAATTAATTCAGAACTGCACAATAGGTGCATCATTAGGTGTAATTTTTCAGTCCGACGGATTTGAAGATAATCTCAACTTTGGTTTTTGGCTGGGGAAAAACCTTTCATAAGTAAATTTTACAAATAATTATTTATTGACAAGTAAATTTAGATAACTTATATTTCGATAAATAACGAAATGAGTTATGCTGAAAAATAATACAAAAATATTTAAAGCTTTGTCTGATCCTAATAGATTAAGAATTTTAAAAATGCTTCAAGGTA is a window from the Ignavibacteriota bacterium genome containing:
- a CDS encoding helix-turn-helix transcriptional regulator; this encodes MDIILSSNSKIKEDIALIIFIARKSLNYNHEHLLKLTKITRPVLSTIENGTANPTLDSLLKLKTALKISDEFILMNKLRFYSLKNLLKSNYSNYLINNGKLLINEKDWRILSKLSDDYTKPSYSKIVKICRRIVETNLNLMDEQLIQNCTIGASLGVIFQSDGFEDNLNFGFWLGKNLS